A segment of the Lycium ferocissimum isolate CSIRO_LF1 chromosome 10, AGI_CSIRO_Lferr_CH_V1, whole genome shotgun sequence genome:
ATTGGACTTCGAAGCACTCAAACGTATTCAAACTtgtatactccctccatcccaatttatatgagggtgtttgactgggcacgaagtttaagaaagaaaggaagacttgtGAATCTTGTAgtctaaaacaagccaaaaaaaatttgtggctagaaatatttttgtttttgtttttttgatagGTAACTGAAAGCATTTTATTGATGAAAAGAAGGGGCCAACTTTAAGAAAAAGCTGGACAGAAGTACATCTAAAAAACTCAGCCAACACATCCGGCTCTAAAACATTTGCTGAGATTATGTTGCACCAAAAATGAAGCAAAAATATACATTTGTGCTTTAGATTAACTACATTGTCCTTTTTGTCATAAAAAACGCTAGCATTTCTCTCACTCTATACGACCTAGCAAATTACTGCTGGGATAGACTTCCAGATGTAACCCAACGCTTTATGCATATCCTGTTTGTGCCATGAGAGGAGAAAATCAACTGTGCTCCTAGGCATGCACCATTTAATACCCACATGACACAGACTAAAATGCCAAATCTGACTGGTGAAGCTGCAATGCAGAAATAAGTGGTTCGCATCTTCCCAATCCCTTCCGCATAGAGAGCAACAATTATAAAGTATTTTGCCTTTCTTTTGCAAGTTGTCAAGAGTTGAGACATTTTCCATGAGCTACCAACCAAGCAAAACATTTGACTTTGTGAGGCGCCTTACTTTTCCAAATAGTCGTCCAAGGCCAGAGGGATTGTGAAGATGTACCTATAAGATTGCGGTAGCAGCTTCTAACCGAGAAGAGACCTTTAGAGTTGGAATTCCAGAAAAGAGATTCTGGGATTGAGCCCAGAGGAGAAGTGTTGAGTAGCTCCAAAAGCCTTGAGAATTCAACTTCCAAGTCATTAAAGTTCCTTCTGAAGGGGATGAACCACCCTTGGTTCAGCCATGAATCTGCTATGGACAAGCGACGGCTAGAAGCTTGTCTGAAAAGAAAGGGGAACAAATCCTTCAGAGGAGAATGACCAAGCCACACATCATGCCAAAAACTAATTTTCCTTCCATTACCCACCCTGAATGAAGAGTGATCCTCCATCAAATCCCGTAGAGCTCTAATATGTTTCTAGACTCTGAAGCCGAGAGGTTAAGAAGGGATGTTAGTGGTCCACGCTGAAGATAAACCATATTTATAGCACATAGCAGATTTCCAGAGGGGTTCTTCTTCTAAATTGAGATGCCAAAGCCACTTGTGCAGTAAACTTTTATTGTGAAGTCTCAAATTTTAACGCGAAAACCTCCCTTTTCCTTATCCTGAATAACAGTATTCCATTTGACGAGGTTGAAACCCTTCTTTTCCTTGTTCCTTCGCCTAAGAAATCCCTTCGAATACTAAGGGTTAAATGGAAATTTTTGTTATATTGTtgttaaatatagaaaagtgtcattctttttgggactgacgaaaaaggaaagagtgtcatgagaattgggacggagggagtagttgaTTAGATGACTTCTCCATAGAACATATAGAGATCCTTTGTTATTATTTAAACCTTTTCTATATCATCCACGAAGTTATGGAATTTAATGCTGCATTTGAGGAACATTTAATGGACGGATAATACTTTGAAGTGGACGATTTggcggggggaggggggggggggtgtccTTTGGTGGCGTAGAGTGCATTTCGCAAATTGCTGGCATCATGCATTTTCTTATCTATATTTGTAGTTTGAAGCACTCAAAAGTATTCCAATTTGTACAGTTGATTGGATGACTTTTGTATAGAACATTATTTGTATAGAGATcctcttttattatttagaccTTTTTTATTCATCCACTGAGTTATGGAATATAATGTTGCATTTGAGGGACATTTAATGGACCATACAAATTTCAATCAAGTAATGTGGGTTCTGTTAACAAACTAGTAAGGGAGAGAGTTTTTGGGCAGTGATTCCACGTGGTCTGAAGTTTTCAATTGAGGGTGGGGGTTCTCTTAGCCCCCGTTTGGctataagaattattcactttattcctgaaatttttttcacttttttccggaatcagcgtttggccatgagaattccgaatacaacttgaagttgtattccggaataccaaaaactcaaaaaacttgtttttcaaaaaaaaattcacttttttcacttttttacaattacatttcaccaaaaactacaatttcaaaaactatggccaacacaactccaactccaactccaaaattccaaaaaaaaagtgatttttttttgggtatctatggacaaacggggccttagATTTGGAAGCACTCAAGTATTCCAATTTGTATAGTTGCttggatgacttatttttaAGAGCAATATTTGGATAGAGATCCTTTTATTATTTAACCTTTTGTATATCAACCTCTATTCGgtgaaatttaatttatattctaAACAATTTGTTTGGGTTCTGTTCCAGCCAAAGACTTAATTGGTCTGGCGCAAACAGGTTCTGGAAAGACTGGAGCTTTTGCAATTCCTATACTACAAGCTCTATTAGATTCTCCACATGCCTTTTTTGCCTGTGTTCTCTCTCCGACAAGGTCTCTTATTCTTCTGATTactcattttattttgttgaagcTGTTTAATGATTTAAAGTCCAGCTTTTTTCTTTGCGTATTCCAGAGAACTCGCAATTCAAATTGCTGAACAGTTTGAAGCTTTAGGATCCGGTATTGGTGTAAAATGTGCAGTGGTAAGCTTGACTAAGTCATATATGCACGTGCATGACCAATTCATTACCCCTTCGAACGTAATCCATAGGCTTGATAACTTGCTAGACGCATATCTGTTGGACAGGATAAAAGCGTGTCACAATTGAAACAGTGTGGTATATGATGGTTGACATTGGCATTCACCTAGACATATTTTTGATTAAATGATCACTGGTAATTTTTGCAGCTGGTTGGAGGGATAGATCAAGTACAACAGAGCATTGCCCTTGGGAAACGGCCTCACATTATTGTAAGTACTGATATCCACTACTACATTTTTAAGTCTTTTGCTAAGGTGAAGCAAGCAGTAATGGAGCTACAGATGGTAAAATCTCTTCGCCAAAAGATACATTATAAGGCAATTACTGTATGAGGGGGAGTTGGTGGTGTAATATTCTTATGGCAGTGCATGTTTAAGGGACTAGCAGAGCAGCACCAGCTGTATTTTATTTCTGATGCTGTTACTTGAGTATCTCTCTCTGCCTCGAATAAGCATGTCATTTCACCGTAGACTTAACAAGTTTGTGATTTCTCCTTTAACAACTTACGGGTCATGTGGATTTTCCCAGATGCATAAAAAAATTTCAGGCTAGATGTCAAATAGTTACTTAGTTACCTTACCCCACTTTGTTTGAAAATGCATTCTCTTCTCAGTTTTTGATAAATTTGTTGCCAATATTTTCCTAATCCTGCTATCAGGGCCTTACTGAATGTTAGCTTACTTTTCTTCTTAGATCATTTGATACTAAATGTGCTTATGTTTTAACTTTCGCAAAATGCCATGGCTTATACAGAAGTCCTTGATGAATTATTAGTATCCAATCTCTTTTGTCAGAGTACGTACTTGATGGTTGTAAAAGGTAGATGATGAATCCTTTTATCAATCTAAGGAAACAAAGTTGGTGGACCATTAacctgccttgaagcataaaaAATCTATTTGTTCAAGGTTTTAAACAATTTCATTCAGCACCATACCACCATCCTAGGATTGTAAGAGTAAGACCAGTAACCTTTATTTGTTTTGAGAGGCTCCAAAAGAATCTATGTGAAAGGATCATGTTATAGAAGTCTCTAATGGAAGTAATAGGATttcaagttttgaattttttttggataaggTAAGGTAAGTAGGATATCAACTATCAAGTGAGTGGAACTAACATAATATCAACTATAAAGTGTGATGAGCTGAGCAACCATCGTTGAGAAGATTTTCTAAGCCCACCTGCCTATGAAGAACTTCAAGTCTATCGGTAAAGGATGTGGTGGTAACCCTGCAGCTTTATCTAGAATTGGACGCCCAGCTGCATAGGAAGACTCACCCTCCAAGGGCGGTGGTGGGAACCCGGTTCAGCACCTAGACCAAGACAGCTACTCTTACTCATCTAGGGAAGCAATCCATCCCCTGGGATTGTGAGAACGTTGACTTGTTGACCCCTAAAGCAAATCACTCAATTTGGACTAGATACGACCGCGGACCTATTGTAATGAGTTCCAACAGTTTATCCTATGGAGATGAGAAGGCTTTTGGTGCAAACTCAACCTTTCTTTTCAATCATGGATGTGGCTTTGTCTTAGCCTCTCAAACTTCTGCCTTGTTTGCAAGTAGGATAGTTTATCCGGTGGACTATTTGGAGGGAAAAATCAGAGattttttttgtacaaaaagGAGAATATTAACAAGTTGAAGTACAACAGCCTTCTTTCTTAGCTCTTTAGTTCAAGTTAAAAATGTACATGATATTGATAATTTACTAGGTTTCTTCAACCAGCTCACATGTTTGTGCAGTCAGTGGCTATGTTTCATTAAGGTTCCTGATGTATCATTCTGCATCATCTTGATGCAACTTACCAATACAATTCTTTCTTACCTATCAAAGAAAACTATTAACTGTACTCAGCCAATTCAGTCGCTGGCATATCTTTTAACATGCAGACATCTATTATGTTGCCTGGCCTGCCATTTCAAGCTATTGTAGGTTGTTGCGGATATTATTTTAAGCCATACGCTTAGTCTCTgacattcttaaatttgaaTGCTCATTTGCGCGCTGTCTGATGTAGGTTGCAACACCTGGTCGCCTATTGGATCATCTTTCCAATACTAAAGGGTTTTCTCTTCGTACGATAAAGTTCTTGGTAAGTTTGTCCATTGACTCTTATGCTGACAAATGCTCCAGAGATGTCCTCTTGTTTATGCACCTTTTTTTGCCTTTCCCTTTTGGATCAAAATCCAAGAGTTCAAATGTTGATTCATTGCATTTGATTGAAGGATATGTTATTATATCACTGTAGCACATTAAAAGTCATTTGCTGCATGTTCAAGGATGATTTTGAATGCTGGCTGGTCCACATTCTCCACAGCGTGCATACTGTAAATCTCTTGTCAGAGGCAAAGCCACTTGTCATTTTTTCCTGGCTCCATTGGCTAATTTCATTGGTCATTACTTTTTACCATCCAACATATTGAGCTGCAGAAAGCCTTTGACTACATTACTTGATATGATCCCCTGAATGTTGCTTGTCTCCATGTTAGTTGGCAGTTAAATGTCTTCCTCCcagctccccccccccccccccaacacacTATAGCATTTATGTGATGTGTTCAGAGAGGCGCAATGGCTTCATCGCCTTAGGTGTTGACAATTGGACCCAGCAAGACATTAATTAATTCAACCAATATGTATCTAAAAATAAAATGCATTTCATTATATGCTATTCAAATGGTATTAAAAAATGACTTGATTTATCATGACATGGAATTCGATACAGATCTGATGTTCTTTCCGTGTATCATGGTTTTAAATGTAAATATGTGTTCAACAGCATATTAGTTTAGCTAGATAAGAGCAGACATGCATATTCTGAGCATGAATATGTACATGCAACAGGTATTAGATGAGGCAGATAGGTTGCTAAATGAGGATTTTGAAAAGGCCCTTGATCAGATTTTGAATGCTATTCCTCGTGAACGAAGGACTTATCTGTTTTCTGCTACAATGActaaaaaggttagtttttcAAGTGGTTTATGAGAATGCATTGTTCATTATAAACGTTCTAATCACTGCTAGTGGATAAtttctcttctaaatttttgagagaaaatCCCCTCTTTTAATGGTGGATAGATATCTTTTCCCCAATACTTGGGTAGGAAAAGTGCTTTCGTGAATTTTTCTTTAATCTCCAAATATCTTGCTCattttgatatttatatatgagAGGATACCAGAAAATGGAGGAGCTTTTTACctgtttttcaactttttctcgTATTGGCATGCAGCTAATGCCCAGTTAACATTGTTTTGGAAGTAGATGCACTTAGTCtttatatcataataccaaTATTATTTTTACATGAAATGGTCCGTGAGGTTGGGATGTTGTGAATGACAAGTTAATTTGCTTCTGTTCTGCTTGGCTCTTGAAGAAATCAAATTCATGCTTAATATTTTCTGCTGTGCTACTCTTGATGAACCTTCCAAGGAGTGAACTTTTTGCGTGGAAAGACTGATTCTAAATAGATCTGTACATTGAACTTTAGGTACGGAAACTTCAGAGGGCTTGTTTGAGAAATCCTGTTAAGGTACAATGATGTCAATTGTCAACATATAATTTATAGGTGCTCACAAGTATTTTGCATAACTTTGTTTATAATTTATTTCAGATTGAAGCTGCATCGAAATATTCCACAGTTGATACACTGAAGCAGCAGTATCGTTTTCTTCCTGCTAAGTATAAGGTTAGTTCTTCAGAGACAAGATTCTATTTTAGGTTTGCTGGGAAAAAAGCAAGTGACTAGCATTGTATCCAGCAATTGTCTTAATAATGATGTTCCATGTAAGTGACATTTGTTTGATGAAAATTGATGAGTTCTAAATTTTCTGCTTAAGCAGCCGAGGTGTTCAGATAAAGTGTATTTTTTGCTACATAACATAATTTGTGTTGCTGTGTTCTCATAATGATCATTATTATATGGCTGAAGGATGTGTATTAACATTGTGACACCACTAGAATAAGAACAATCACGTGGATAAAATAAGGGAGACATGATCATAATGAACGCGTTGCTTAGTGTTGCCAAGTAATTACTAGCACAAAGACTGCAGCATCTTCTTGATGCGTCTTCAATGGACCCTTTTTActggatcaaaaaaaaaaactagtacgATGAGTCCCTCTTTACAAAGATTCATATTTTAGCTTTCCCAGAAGTACTAATCATGAAAGTCTAAGTAGAATCTGAAGGGTTGCTGTCGTAGAAAGATGTGAAATAGTATTTTTAAAGGTCCTTAATTGAAAATCCTTTTGTTTTGGGATTAAAAATTATCAGAAGGACTTGTAGTTTAGCTAGTGTCTGGTAATCGTGGGACTGATTGCTAGAGACAGTATGCGAGGAATAAACATAAATGACTCCCTAGTTGAGGGGCTAAAGAGGTAATTGCTTtggtttgatgaattatgatttctGTCCCACTTGAATTATCAAAATTGTAGTCTGACTTTATTATTTTGTCCATGGTCCACAGGACTGCTATCTTATCTATATTCTGACTGAGATGTCTGGTAGTACATCAATGGTTTTCACCCGTACATGTGATGCAACTCGTCTTCTGGCTTTGATGCTTCGAAATCTTGGCTTGAGAGCCATACCAATTAGTGGTCAGATGACTCAGGTATAGTCTTGAACTTAAAGGCATATTTTAATAGGTTCACACTTTTCTCTTTGCTGGTTCTATTTCAACCCACACAcccaaaaaatcattttttacatGGACAGGCAAAAAGGCTTGGAGCTCTAAACAAATTTAAGGCCGGAGAGTGCAATATCCTTATCTGCACTGATGTGGCCAGTCGAGGACTGGATATCCCATCTGTTGATATGGTTATCAACTATGATATTCCAACAAACTCAAAGGTGGATCTTTTTATTCTTCCATTGGGGTGGTCCTGAATTTATCTATACTTGAGTCCATACTCATCGTTTCAATCTAAATAATCTAATTTTGTTTTCTGATGCGATTTAAGCTCATCACTGTAATCATGACCTGCAGGATTATATACATAGAGTGGGAAGAACTGCACGAGCAGGGCGTTCTGGGGTTGCCATATCATTAGTGAATCAGTATGAGTTGGAGTGGTATATTCAGATAGAAAAGCTTATTGGTACGAAAATACAGAAATATTATATTTCCGATATTTAGTATCTTTTTTCCCCTTGGCTTATGTTCTTCGTCTGTCTGCTGCTACATATTGTATTCCAATCTAAAAATTGATATTCCAATCTAAAAATTGATAATCTTCAGGGAAGAAACTGCCTGAGTATCCTGCAGAGGAAGAGGAGGTTTTGCTACTCTTGGAGCGTGTAACAGAAGCCAAGAGGATCTCACTGATGGTAAAGTTTTTGTCTCTtcggtgtttttttttttttgggttggggGGTTACTACAATCCGCGGCAAGCACTAGGTGGTCAACTTCTACGTGCATGGGTTAAAGACTGTGACtttagcccattaaatcaagcaaTATGAGCCctaatttttattattaatttccCTTTTAGAACTTAATACTATAGTTGATTCTCCTCTTTCACCATTGTCATTAGGCTCAGGAGTTAATGTCAGAGAGGTGATAGGTTAGAGCTAGTGCTTGCATATTTGTTTTTTGAGCGTGTATTGGATGTAGAGCTGTTATTCGCAACATGCGACTCTTATATGCATTTCTCATTTGGAGGTGATGTGGAATGTTGTTAGAGGtgacatgtatacgacttactTCATGAAATCTTATAATTGTTCATGTTCCTGATGTTTGCATGCTGATACATTATTATATTGGTTGGTTAGTACTTATGGAGGTGTTTTTTTGGCTAATACATATTGTGTCCAGGGTGAAACATTGCACGATTGAGTTATTACTTACTATTAGATAATTAATATCGAATCCATGTCGAtgcagaaaatcaaagaaactGGTGGGAAAAGGAAACACAGAGGTGGTGGAGATGATGGTGACGAGGAGGTTAATAGATACTTGGGAGTTAAGAACGGGAAGATATCAAAGAAGCCAAAGAGGAAATGAGTGTGTAATTTAGCAATGTTAATCCAATTTTGACttcattatttcttttcttattctctTTTGGGCCTGTAATTTGACATTCCTAGAATCCTTCCTTCTAACATGATTACGGCCATTGCCTCCTAATCCTAATATGTGCACTCTAAAATGGGTAAAAAGTTTAATGATTGTTTAGCAATGTGGTCAGCCTAATTGCGCTCGACATGTAATCCGATCTCATTGAGATGTACGGCATTTTTGAATTATTTGATGTGATTCGTTTTTTTGTCCtgaccccacttgtggaattGCACTGGGTGTGTTCTATtcatattttttgtgtatttgtgGAGCATAACGAACCCCTTGACGTCTGAAAATACATACACAGCCTTCTATG
Coding sequences within it:
- the LOC132033966 gene encoding DEAD-box ATP-dependent RNA helicase 10-like, yielding MEESKEEVKSFKELGVCDQLIEACHNLGWKTPSKIQAETLPHAFEAKDLIGLAQTGSGKTGAFAIPILQALLDSPHAFFACVLSPTRELAIQIAEQFEALGSGIGVKCAVLVGGIDQVQQSIALGKRPHIIVATPGRLLDHLSNTKGFSLRTIKFLVLDEADRLLNEDFEKALDQILNAIPRERRTYLFSATMTKKVRKLQRACLRNPVKIEAASKYSTVDTLKQQYRFLPAKYKDCYLIYILTEMSGSTSMVFTRTCDATRLLALMLRNLGLRAIPISGQMTQAKRLGALNKFKAGECNILICTDVASRGLDIPSVDMVINYDIPTNSKDYIHRVGRTARAGRSGVAISLVNQYELEWYIQIEKLIGKKLPEYPAEEEEVLLLLERVTEAKRISLMKIKETGGKRKHRGGGDDGDEEVNRYLGVKNGKISKKPKRK